In a single window of the Polyangia bacterium genome:
- a CDS encoding ATP:cob(I)alamin adenosyltransferase, translated as NERLSPLTSFVLPGGTPAAAHLHLARTICRRAERIMVELAAQPNEAVSAAAIQYMNRLSDFLFVASRSVNQNGAGDVLWVPGQNR; from the coding sequence TGAATGAGCGGCTGTCGCCCCTGACCTCGTTCGTGCTGCCCGGCGGCACACCCGCGGCGGCGCATCTGCATCTGGCGCGTACCATTTGCCGCAGGGCGGAACGCATCATGGTGGAACTCGCGGCGCAGCCCAACGAAGCGGTCAGCGCGGCGGCGATCCAGTATATGAACCGGCTGTCGGACTTTCTGTTCGTCGCCAGCCGTTCCGTGAACCAGAATGGCGCCGGAGACGTGCTCTGGGTGCCCGGCCAGAACCGCTGA
- a CDS encoding electron transfer flavoprotein subunit beta/FixA family protein gives MKVLVPVKRVVDYNVKVRVKSDGSGVELANVKMSMNPFDEIAVEEALRLKEAGKATEVVVASIGPAQASETIRTGLAMGADRGILVKAEGMVEPLAVAKILKAIVDEEKPGLVILGKQAIDDDSNQTGQMLAALLGWSQATFASKLEVDGSDFKVTREVDGGLQTVQLKGPAIVTTDLRLNEPRYASLPNIMKAKKKPIADKSAADYGVDLAPHLEILKTSEPPGRKAGVKVKDVAELVSKLKNEAGVL, from the coding sequence ATGAAGGTTCTGGTGCCGGTAAAGCGGGTGGTCGATTACAACGTCAAGGTCCGGGTCAAAAGCGATGGGTCGGGCGTGGAACTCGCCAACGTCAAGATGTCGATGAATCCATTCGATGAAATCGCCGTCGAGGAGGCCTTGCGCCTGAAAGAGGCCGGCAAGGCAACCGAGGTGGTGGTGGCGTCGATCGGCCCCGCCCAGGCCTCCGAGACCATCCGCACCGGGCTTGCCATGGGCGCCGATCGCGGCATTCTGGTCAAGGCGGAGGGGATGGTCGAACCGCTGGCGGTGGCGAAGATCCTCAAGGCCATTGTCGACGAGGAAAAGCCCGGCCTGGTCATACTCGGCAAGCAGGCGATCGACGACGATTCCAACCAGACCGGCCAGATGCTGGCCGCGCTGCTCGGCTGGTCGCAGGCGACCTTTGCCTCCAAGCTCGAGGTCGACGGCTCCGATTTCAAGGTCACGCGCGAGGTCGATGGCGGCCTGCAGACCGTCCAGCTCAAGGGACCGGCGATCGTCACCACCGACCTGCGGCTTAACGAGCCGCGCTACGCCAGCCTGCCCAACATCATGAAGGCGAAGAAGAAGCCGATCGCCGACAAGAGCGCGGCCGATTACGGTGTCGACCTCGCCCCGCATCTTGAAATCCTCAAGACCTCCGAACCGCCGGGCCGCAAGGCGGGCGTC